GTGCGCACGCCACCGAGTACAGCGCGTCGCCCTATGAGGTCCACACCTATCAGGTCAAGACTGGCCTCGCCACCGGCAACTACACGCTGCGGGCCTGGGTCCGTTCCACAGGCGGACAGAGCGTTGGCGAGATGCTGGTCAAGAACTTCGGCGGTACGCAGCGGTCACTCGATATTCGCGGCTACACGAACTGGACCCAGGTCAGCATCCCCAACGTCTACGTCACCAACGGACAGGCCGAAATCGGTTTCCATACCACCGCCGGGGCTTACCAGTACCTGTACTTCGACGACGTCGAGTTCTTCAAGCAGTAAGGGCTCCACCTCTGGGGCTTCTCCCTCTTCATGAAAGTTTGCCAAATGCCAGCCTCTTGAAAACGCTTTCGCTGCCCTGTCCTCTTCACAACCTTTCTCCATTCACGCTCCTTCCCACTCCAAAAGGTGCTTCATGACAAACGCGTTCCACACCGCCCGTTCCTCCCGCGCCTCCACTTCCCCCATCCGGGCTGGAGCACTCCTGGCCCTTACCCTGCTGCTGGGAGCCTGCGGGCAGTCCGCGGTACCAGGCAGCTCCCAGAGCGCTTCAGCCCAGGGCGCTGGGGGCACAGCCACGTCAGCCAGCACAGCGCTGACTTCGCTTGCCATGCCGGGTGATTCCCTCGGACCTCAGGTCACGGTCTTCGACCCGAGCATGCCGGTGGGCCAGATTCAGGCGACGCTCGACGCGGTGTACGCCAAACAGGTGGACAACGAGATGGGCAGCGAGCGGTACGCCTTCTTCTTCAAGCCGGGCACCTACGGCACGGCCAGCCAGCCCCTCCAGGTCAAGGTGGGGTACTACACCGAGATCGCGGGGCTCGGCGCGTCGCCTTCCGACGTGACGATCAACGGCAAGGTGGAGGTCTACAACCGTTGCCTGGAGGGCGGCGGCACCAGCAACTGCCTCGCGCTCGTCAACTTCTGGCGCACGGTGTCCAACCTGACGGTCAACGTCAACGGTGCGGGTCAGGACGGCTGCCGGGGCTCGGCGAACTTCTGGGCCGTGTCTCAGGCCGCCTCGCTGCGCCGGGTGGACATCCGGGGCGGTAACCTGTCACTGATGGACTACTGCACGGCGGGCCCCCAGTATGCCAGCGGCGGCTACCTGGCCGACAGCAAGGCGGGGTTCGTGATCAACGGCTCGCAGCAGCAGTGGTACACCCGCAACAGCAACCTCGGCGGCTGGTCCAATGGGGTGTGGAACCAGGTGTTCTCCGGCGTGATCGGCGCGCCTTCCGAGGCCAAATTCCCCGACGAGCCCTACACCACGCTGGACCAGACCCCCGTCAGCCGGGAAAAGCCGTATGTGTTCGTCGACGCTCAGGGCCGCTACAACGTCCGCGTTCCTGCGGCGCAGACCAACAGCCGCGGGACCTCGTGGGAAGCGGGACTGACGCCGGGGCGTACCGTGCCGCTGAGCGACTTCTTCGTGGCGCGGCCGTCCGATTCCGTACAGACCATCAACAACCAGCTGTCCCGCGGCAAGAACCTGCTGCTGACTCCAGGCATCTACAACGTCGATCAGAGCATTGCGGTCAAGCGCGCCGACACGGTGGTGCTGGGCCTGGGGCACGCCACACTGACGGCAGTGGGCGGGGCGACGCCCCTCAAGGTGGCCGACGTGCCCGGCGTGGTCATTGCCGGCGTGACCATCGACGCGGGGGCGGCCCTGTCGCCCACGCTGCTGCAGGTGGGGACCAAGAACGGCAACAACGCGCCGAAAAAGCACGATCCCTCCAACCCCACCACGCTCAACGACGTGTACTTCCGCGTCGGCGGCCCCCACATCGGCAAGGCGGACATCAGCCTGGAGGTCAACAGCGACAACGTGCTGATCGACCACACCTGGGTCTGGCGCGCCGACCACGGCGTCGAGGGCTTTTCCGGCGATACCCAGCGCTGGAACACCAACATCGGCCGCAACGGCGTGGTGATCAACGGTGACAACGTCACTGCGACGGGTCTGTTCGTCGAACACTTCCAGCAGTACAACACCGTCTGGAACGGCGAGAATGGGACCACGGTCTTGTACCAGAACGAGCTGCCCTACGATCCGCCCACGCAGGCCGACTGGGGCCACGACGGCACGCTGGGCTGGGCGGCGTACAAGGTGGGGGGCAACGTCAAGGCGCACCGCCTCTTTGGTGGCGGAGCCTACGTCTTCAACCAGAACAACCCAGCCATCCACACTGAGAACGGCTTTGAGGTCCCCGTCACGCCCGGCGTCAAACTTCACCATGTCCTGACCGTGAACCTGAGTGCGGGCACGATCAACCATGTGGTCAACGGAGTAGGTGGTCCCGCCGATACGTCCAGGGTCGGGCAGCCCGTGTACGTGAAGGACTACGCGACACCGTAATTCCGCCAGCAGATGTGCCACCGGGAAGCCAGGCTGCGTTCCCGGTGGCGCTTTTTTGTGGCCCTGCCAGTAGAAGTGCCCCGGCAGAAACAGGGGCACTTCTCAACGGTCCACATCGGTCACCGCGTTCATGCTTGCCCCCGTTCCGGGTCAGGAAAGGAGAAGGTGCCCGCGTGCCGCCGACCGCAGGCGCCGCGTGAATAAAGCGTCCAGATTCACCTGCAACGCGGGGGGTCCGGGCACGGGACGCCGGTTATGCCCCGTTCTGTGCCGGCGCAGCCGCATCGCCTTTCGTCAATAGGGCCTCAAGGGCGCCGCGCGGCCCCAGCTGCCGCAGCCCTTCCCGCGCGGCCCGGTACTCGGCCTGAAAGCGTTCATTGGTGCCCAGGTCCCCGAAGACCTCGCTCACCTCCAAAAAGGCTCCCGGCTGTTGTGCGTCGCGTGCCGCTGTCGCCACGAGCAGGGGCGCGCGAACGTCCGGGACCGCTTGCTCCCCCGTACCGTTCTCCTCCAGATAAACGCTCCACGACGCCAATACCAGCGCCGCGTACCGGACCTCGCCCCCCGTGCGCAGTTGCTCGCGCACAACCGGCAGGAGGAATTTGGGCATGCGCTCGGAGCTGTCGACAATCAGCCGGGTAAGGGTATCCCGAATGGCGGGGCTGGCGAAGCGCTCGATCAGTTGGTGCCCATAGGCCCCCAGGTCGATCCCGGGCACCGGGGGCAGGGTGGGTGTGGCTTCGCGCGCCATGTAGCCCAGCAGGAAGTCCACGAACAGGGGGTCTTGACAGACCTCGTGGACGTACCCGTATCCCGCCATCAACCCCAGGTAGCTCATGGCCTGGTGTGAGGCGTTGAGCAGCCGCAGCTTCATCAGTTCGTAGGGCTCCACGTCCTCCACCACCTGCACGCCCACGGTCTCCAGTGGGGGACGTCCCAGCGTGAAGCGGTCTTCCAGCACCCACTGGGTAAAGGTCTCGGCCACCACCGGCCAGGCGTCTTCCAAGCCGTAGCGGGCGCCAATCTCCCGCCGGTCCTGGTCCGTGGTCACGGGGGTGATGCGGTCCACCATTGAGTTGGGAAAGGCCACCTGCTGCGCAATCCACTCGCCCAGTTCCGGGTCCTTCAGATGGGCGAAGGCGGTCAGGGCATGGCGGGTCACGTGTCCGTTGCCCGGCATGTTGTCGCACGAGAGCACCGTAAAGGGCTCGAGGCCCCGCTCCCGGCGGCGGCGCAGCCCCTCGGTGATGAAGCCGAAGACTGTTCTCGGCACCGCCCCCGCTGCCAGATCATGCTGGAGATCCGCCCCGGAAGGATCGAACTCCCCCGTTGCATTGTTGACGCTGTAGCCGCCTTCGGTCACCGTCAGGGACACGATGCGGGTGGTGGGCGCAGCCAGCCTCTCGATCACCGCTTCGGGGGCGTCAGGGGCAAACAGGAATTCCACGATGGCTCCGATCACCCGCGCTTCCTCGCGCCCGTCGGGCGCTTTGGTCAGCAGGGTGTAGAGGTGATCTTGGGCAGTGAGCACGCCGCGCATGGCCGCGTCTGAGGGCAGCACGCCCACTCCACAAATGCCCCACTCGCGGTGCTCCCCCATATTCAGGAGGCGGTCCATATACATGGCCTCGTGAGAGCGGTGAAAGCCGCCCACGCCAAAATGCACGATGCCGGGCGTGAGGGTACGTGGATTGTAGAGGGGGACCTGAACTTCAGTTGGGAGGGCAGCGAGGGCGGAGGCACTCAGTTTGACCATGGGGAGAACTCCAAAAAGCTTTTCCGTCAGGAAGCGGGGAAACGGGAGGGAAGGGGTGACGGCGGGCGCGCGGACCACTGGCCTCGCCCGGGGTGTGAATGGGGCCTCAGTCCACGAGTTCCACAATCAGGTCCGCGCGGGCACGGGTGGCGTCGATCAAGGCGGCGTTGCGCCCGTCCACCCGCTCGGCCCACCGCCGCGCCTCGTCGGGGGCCTTGCCGAACGCCTCGTGCCGGGCGACGAGCCTTTGCAGGCGCACGTCTTCACCGAGTTCCAGAAACCAGACGGCGTCCAGTTGCCCCCGGACCTCACGCCAGGGACCCTCGTCCAGGAGCAGGTAATTGCCCTCAGTCAGGA
This is a stretch of genomic DNA from Deinococcus hopiensis KR-140. It encodes these proteins:
- a CDS encoding adenylyl cyclase, with product MTNAFHTARSSRASTSPIRAGALLALTLLLGACGQSAVPGSSQSASAQGAGGTATSASTALTSLAMPGDSLGPQVTVFDPSMPVGQIQATLDAVYAKQVDNEMGSERYAFFFKPGTYGTASQPLQVKVGYYTEIAGLGASPSDVTINGKVEVYNRCLEGGGTSNCLALVNFWRTVSNLTVNVNGAGQDGCRGSANFWAVSQAASLRRVDIRGGNLSLMDYCTAGPQYASGGYLADSKAGFVINGSQQQWYTRNSNLGGWSNGVWNQVFSGVIGAPSEAKFPDEPYTTLDQTPVSREKPYVFVDAQGRYNVRVPAAQTNSRGTSWEAGLTPGRTVPLSDFFVARPSDSVQTINNQLSRGKNLLLTPGIYNVDQSIAVKRADTVVLGLGHATLTAVGGATPLKVADVPGVVIAGVTIDAGAALSPTLLQVGTKNGNNAPKKHDPSNPTTLNDVYFRVGGPHIGKADISLEVNSDNVLIDHTWVWRADHGVEGFSGDTQRWNTNIGRNGVVINGDNVTATGLFVEHFQQYNTVWNGENGTTVLYQNELPYDPPTQADWGHDGTLGWAAYKVGGNVKAHRLFGGGAYVFNQNNPAIHTENGFEVPVTPGVKLHHVLTVNLSAGTINHVVNGVGGPADTSRVGQPVYVKDYATP
- a CDS encoding mannitol dehydrogenase family protein translates to MVKLSASALAALPTEVQVPLYNPRTLTPGIVHFGVGGFHRSHEAMYMDRLLNMGEHREWGICGVGVLPSDAAMRGVLTAQDHLYTLLTKAPDGREEARVIGAIVEFLFAPDAPEAVIERLAAPTTRIVSLTVTEGGYSVNNATGEFDPSGADLQHDLAAGAVPRTVFGFITEGLRRRRERGLEPFTVLSCDNMPGNGHVTRHALTAFAHLKDPELGEWIAQQVAFPNSMVDRITPVTTDQDRREIGARYGLEDAWPVVAETFTQWVLEDRFTLGRPPLETVGVQVVEDVEPYELMKLRLLNASHQAMSYLGLMAGYGYVHEVCQDPLFVDFLLGYMAREATPTLPPVPGIDLGAYGHQLIERFASPAIRDTLTRLIVDSSERMPKFLLPVVREQLRTGGEVRYAALVLASWSVYLEENGTGEQAVPDVRAPLLVATAARDAQQPGAFLEVSEVFGDLGTNERFQAEYRAAREGLRQLGPRGALEALLTKGDAAAPAQNGA